CGGTTCGCACGCCAAGGACGTGGCGAAGGGTTGGCGATCTACCAGCGCAATGTGGGCGAATGGTGGCGGTTTCCCGGCGCTTTCTAGCGCATCTCGGTAGGCGCATCCGCTCCGATCAGCCCGAGACCCGACGTCAGCACATCGGAAACTGCCTGCACCAGCCCTAGTCTGGCAATGCTTAGTTTATGATCGTTAACCTTAACAAAGCGTAAGTCGGGATTGTCCGTCCCGCGATTCCATTGTGCATGGAAAGCGCTCGCCAGATCATAGAGATAGAAGGCGATGCGGTGCGGCTCGTGCGAGCCCGCCGCGCCCTCGATCATGCGCGGATATTCGGCGAGCTTGCGGATCAGGGCCAGTTCGCTTTCGTCGGTCAGCAGGTCCGCCCCGGCGGCGAGGTCGCCGCGCGGAAACGCCGCCAAGCCAAGCTGTTCGCGCGCCTGCCGGAACACCGAGTGGCAGCGCGCCGAGGCGTACTGCACGTAGAAAACCGGATTGTCCTTCGACTGCTCCGTCACCTTGGCGAAGTCGAAATCGAGCGGCGCATCGCTCTTGCGATAGAGCATCATGAAGCGGATGGCGTCGCGGCCGACTTCATCGACCACGTCCCGGAGCGTGACGAACTCGCCTGCCCGCTTCGACATACGCACAGGCTCGCCGTCGCGGAAAAGCTTCACGAGCTGGCAGAGCAGGACGCTGAGATGGACACGACCACCGGTGACGGCGCGAGCGAGCGCTTCCAGCCGCTTGACATAGCCGCCATGGTCGGCGCCTAGAACGTAGATAAGCTCGTCAAATCCGCGTCTTACCTTATCTTCCAGATACGCCACATCAGCCGCGAAATAGGTGAAGGAGCCGTCCGACTTGACCAGCGGCCGGTCCATGTCGTCGCCGACGGCGGTGGAACGGAACAGCGTCTGCTCGCGATCTTCCCAGTCCTCAGGCTTCTCGCCCTTGGGCGGTGGCAGCTTGCCCTTGTAGATATGGCCCTTCATCGTCAGGTCGGCGATGGCCTTGCGGATCGCGCTCGCATTGTTCGCATGCAGCGTGCGCTCGGAGAAGAACACGTCGTGATGCACGTTGAGCAGCGCCAGGTCTTCCTTGATCATCGCCATCATGGCGTCGACCGTACGATCCTTGACGATGGCCAGCGCCTCCTCTTCCGGCATCTGCAGCAGGCTGCGCCCGAATTCCCTGGCGAGCGCTTCGCCCACGGGCTTCAGGTACTCGCCGGGATAGAGACCGGACGGGATCTCGCCGATGTCGTCGCCCAGCGCCTCGCGATAGCGCAGCATCGCGGAGCGGCCGAGGACGTCGATCTGCGAACCGGCGTCGTTGATGACGTATTCCTTGACCACCGAATAGCCGGCGAAGGCCAGCAGGTTCGCCAGCGTGTCGCCCACCACCGCCCCGCGGCAGTGGCCGACATGCATCGGGCCGGTGGGATTGGCCGACACGTACTCTACGTTTACGCTGCGCCCGGCTCCCAGCGCCGACCGGCCGTAATCGCCTCCGGCCGCGATCACGCCACGCAGAAGGTCGTGCCAGTACGCATCGGTGAGCTTCAGATTGACGAAGCCCGGTCCTGCAACCTCCGCCGAGACCACGGCGGGATCGTTCTCCAGCGCCGCGACCAGACGTTCGGCGAGCGCGCGCGGGTTCTGGCCGGTCGGCTTCGCCAGCACCATCGCCGCGTTGGTCGCGAGGTCGCCGTGGCTCGCATCGCGCGGCGGCTCG
The window above is part of the Rhizobiaceae bacterium genome. Proteins encoded here:
- the argS gene encoding arginine--tRNA ligase, whose translation is MNIFADFTARVGKAIEALGLKDKEGGALDLSRITVEPPRDASHGDLATNAAMVLAKPTGQNPRALAERLVAALENDPAVVSAEVAGPGFVNLKLTDAYWHDLLRGVIAAGGDYGRSALGAGRSVNVEYVSANPTGPMHVGHCRGAVVGDTLANLLAFAGYSVVKEYVINDAGSQIDVLGRSAMLRYREALGDDIGEIPSGLYPGEYLKPVGEALAREFGRSLLQMPEEEALAIVKDRTVDAMMAMIKEDLALLNVHHDVFFSERTLHANNASAIRKAIADLTMKGHIYKGKLPPPKGEKPEDWEDREQTLFRSTAVGDDMDRPLVKSDGSFTYFAADVAYLEDKVRRGFDELIYVLGADHGGYVKRLEALARAVTGGRVHLSVLLCQLVKLFRDGEPVRMSKRAGEFVTLRDVVDEVGRDAIRFMMLYRKSDAPLDFDFAKVTEQSKDNPVFYVQYASARCHSVFRQAREQLGLAAFPRGDLAAGADLLTDESELALIRKLAEYPRMIEGAAGSHEPHRIAFYLYDLASAFHAQWNRGTDNPDLRFVKVNDHKLSIARLGLVQAVSDVLTSGLGLIGADAPTEMR